A genomic segment from Malus domestica chromosome 05, GDT2T_hap1 encodes:
- the LOC103407091 gene encoding disease resistance protein RPV1-like isoform X3 — translation MEIENKEENRRKRNRSGDDDDTDCEGSKARRQEVMDIASSSSSAAAPADADDTKKYDVFISFRGEDTRRTFTSHLHAALLQKKITTYIDDELKRGDEIAPALLEAIKESELSVIIFSKDYASSTWCLDELVHILECKKKHGQLVIPIFYDTLPSDVRKQRGSYEVAFAQLEQRFQNSIDKVHKWRGALTNAANISGFDSKNYGTDADLVKKVVEDIWTKLCCASSCDLKGSVGIERIEQVESLLVIHSPNACITVGIWGMGGIGKTTLAEAVFRRHSSKFEASSFLKNVRENSEKASGPDYLEKTLLKEILKEEGLSIGSTYVRERLRRTKVLIVLDDVSDSKQLECLAGSRLQFGTGSRIIITTRNRGTLRQTVEEDNIYEVEVLKPDDALQLFYSHAFKDNNTRRTDYKELAKKVVAYAKGVPLALTVLGSSFFNCKSKEEWEDEFNKLKRFPSEDIQKVLRISYDRLERNEKEIFLDIACFCKGWPVDRVKRMLNVRRFFATTGIRILIDMSLISIDSKWGSEIIEMHDLLQEMGRTIVQEQYIKDPSKRSRLFTDEDIYHVLKSNTKTPNVEGIMVNGNNLEYQPLKRACFKKMFNLIVLLISSFGKLTASLDLPNSLRYLYCWGYPLESLPSNFCPENLVELHMPHSKVKKLWKEDEILVNLQVIDLRRCSNLTEVPNLSRSLKIVEINLRGCESLVEIPSYFQHLDKLTHLHLGFCYSLKYLPEMPGNIQYLNLECSGIKELPESVWSNENISYLNLRKCEDLKKLPSNRCKLKNLEKLDLYSCSKFENFPEILEPMEHMKSLSLIQTAITELPSSICKLKYLESLDLTKCSRFSKFPEILKPMEHLACLCLEDTAVEMLPSSIGNLNGLQDLNLRGCYQLKDVPTGIYSLTNLKRLDFWGCRRLEKLPSSSVGFISLEELELSYSGILEIPASIKQASRLSILNLINCKRLQSIPELPVLCNVKAQGCTSLKIVSSSRTALTQGWDKPNYCFRDFANCPKLDNNSRSNIMDEAQITIMRMATVAPLKHYFLPHNPWPQINIACPGKEIPNWFSYQNEGSSVDIELCPDWFRTGLFGFALSVVLSCVSEVWCDVWRVRANFFVKFMGESHELFSSEYIIPRAYNRDGQHHVYVWNEAFRSEEVGKNCSPDVYKLAKEASVVFCMLDSMKVESCGICPLYAEDAEKFKFGHVFMSRGPKVEEQTRQDDDSKGGGSGDEPQVSGSSDEFEANESD, via the exons ATGGAAATAGAAAACAAGGAAGAGAACAGAAGAAAGAG GAATCGATCAGGAGACGATGATGATACCGATTGTGAGGGGAGCAAAGCAAGGAGACAAG AGGTTATGGATatcgcttcttcttcttcatccgcTGCTGCTCCTGCTGATGCTGATGATACAAAAAAGTACGATGTGTTTATTAGTTTCAGAGGTGAGGACACCCGCCGTACTTTCACCAGCCACCTCCATGCTGCCTTACTTCAGAAAAAAATCACAACCTATATTGATGACGAGCTTAAGAGAGGAGATGAAATCGCACCTGCCCTTCTCGAAGCAATCAAGGAATCAGAGCTTTCGGTGATCATTTTCTCGAAAGACTACGCTTCTTCCACGTGGTGTTTGGATGAGCTTGTGCATATCCTAGAATGCAAGAAAAAACATGGCCAGTTGGTTATACCCATTTTTTACGACACCCTTCCATCGGATGTACGAAAACAACGGGGGAGTTATGAGGTTGCATTTGCTCAACTTGAACAACGTTTCCAGAACAGTATCGACAAGGTGCACAAGTGGAGGGGTGCTTTGACGAATGCAGCAAATATATCTGGGTTTGATTCAAAAAATTATGG GACGGATGCTGATTTAGTTAAGAAAGTTGTTGAAGATATTTGGACCAAATTGTGTTGCGCATCATCCTGCGATTTAAAGGGCTCTGTTGGAATTGAACGCATCGAGCAGGTCGAATCGCTTTTAGTCATTCATTCACCGAACGCTTGCATCACTGTAGGTATTTGGGGAATGGGTGGTATTGGCAAGACCACCCTTGCCGAGGCTGTATTTCGCAGACACTCTTCTAAATTTGAAGCTTCTTCTTTTCTTAAGAATGTTAGGGAGAACTCAGAAAAAGCAAGTGGACCAGATTACTTGGAAAAAACACTTCTTAAGGAGATATTAAAGGAAGAAGGTTTATCCATAGGATCAACTTATGTTCGAGAAAGGCTCAGGCGTACAAAGGtcctcattgttcttgatgatgtGAGTGATTCTAAGCAATTGGAATGTTTAGCTGGCAGTCGTCTCCAGTTTGGCACTGGAAGTAGAATCATTATCACAACTAGAAATAGGGGCACACTTAGGCAAACTGTTGAAGAGGATAATATTTATGAGGTTGAGGTATTAAAACCGGATGATGCTCTTCAACTCTTCTATTCGCATGCTTTCAAGGATAACAATACTCGTAGAACAGATTATAAGGAGTTGGCAAAAAAGGTGGTGGCTTATGCCAAAGGCGTTCCTTTAGCTCTTACAGTTCTGGGGTCGTCGTTCTTCAATTGCAAGAGCAAAGAAGAATGGGAAGATGAATTCAACAAATTGAAACGATTTCCCAGTGAAGATATTCAGAAAGTGTTGAGAATAAGTTATGATAGATTGGAAAGAAATGAGAAGGAGATATTTCTGGATATAGCATGTTTTTGTAAAGGGTGGCCTGTGGATAGGGTAAAACGAATGTTAAATGTTCGTAGATTCTTTGCGACAACCGGAATTAGAATTCTCATTGATATGTCTCTCATATCAATTGATTCAAAGTGGGGAAGCGAAATCATAGAGATGCACGATTTGCTACAAGAAATGGGAAGGACAATTGTTCAAGAACAATATATTAAAGATCCTAGTAAGCGGAGTAGGTTGTTCACTGATGAGGATATCTATCATGTATTGAAGAGTAACACG AAAACTCCAAATGTTGAAGGCATAATGGTTAATGGGAATAATCTTGAATACCAACCATTGAAACGTGCATGCTTCAAAAAGATGTTTAACCTAATAGTGCTACTAATTAGCTCGTTTGGCAAATTGACCGCTTCTCTAGACCTTCCTAATTCTCTTCGTTATCTTTACTGCTGGGGATATCCACTGGAATCTTTGCCGTCAAATTTTTGTCCGGAAAATCTAGTTGAGCTTCATATGCCACATAGCAAAGTTAAGAAGCTTTGGAAAGAAGACGag ATACTTGTCAACTTACAAGTGATTGATCTGCGGCGCTGTTCAAATCTAACTGAAGTTCCAAATCTCTCTAGGAGTCTAAAAATTGTGGAGATAAATCTCAGGGGCTGTGAAAGTTTGGTTGAAATTCCTTCGTATTTTCAACATCTTGACAAGCTTACTCATCTTCATCTTGGATTCTGCTACAGTCTCAAGTATCTTCCAGAGATGCCAGGAAATATTCAATACTTAAATTTAGAATGCAGTGGTATAAAGGAGTTGCCTGAATCAGTTTGGTCTAACGAAAATATTTCTTACTTGAATCTAAGGAAATGCGAAGACCTTAAGAAACTTCCAAGCAACAGGTGTAAGTTGAAAAATCTCGAGAAACTCGATCTCTATTCGTGCtccaaatttgaaaactttccAGAGATTTTGGAGCCCATGGAACATATGAAGTCCTTAAGTTTAATTCAAACAGCAATTACAGAGCTACCCTCATCAATCTGTAAGTTGAAATATCTTGAAAGTCTTGATCTCACAAAGTGCTCTAGATTTTCCAAATTCCCTGAAATCTTGAAGCCAATGGAACATTTGGCGTGTCTTTGTTTGGAAGACACAGCTGTCGAAATGCTTCCTTCGTCTATAGGAAATCTAAATGGGCTTCAAGATTTAAACCTTAGGGGCTGCTATCAACTTAAGGATGTCCCAACAGGTATCTACAGTTTAACCAATCTTAAACGTCTCGACTTTTGGGGCTGtcggagacttgaaaaattgcCTTCCAGCTCTGTTGGGTTTATCTCTTTAGAAGAACTAGAACTCAGCTATAGCGGTATATTGGAAATACCAGCAAGCATCAAACAAGCTTCTCGGTTGTCCATACTCAACTTAATCAACTGCAAGCGGCTTCAATCTATACCAGAGCTCCCAGTGCTATGTAATGTTAAAGCTCAAGGCTGCACGTCGCTGAAGATAGTGTCAAGTTCAAGGACAGCACTCACACAAGGTTGGGATAAACCTAATTATTGTTTCAGAGATTTTGCTAATTGCCCAAAATTAGATAATAATTCAAGGAGCAACATAATGGATGAAGCACAGATTACAATTATGCGAATGGCAACTGTTGCGCCATTAAAGCACTATTTCTTGCCTCATAATCCCTGGCCTCAGATTAACATTGCATGTCCAGGAAAAGAAATTCCAAATTGGTTCAGCTATCAAAATGAGGGATCTTCAGTAGACATCGAGCTTTGTCCAGATTGGTTTCGAACAGGTTTATTTGGTTTCGCTCTCTCTGTTGTTCTTTCTTGTGTTTCAGAGGTGTGGTGTGACGTCTGGAGGGTCAGAGCTAATTTCTTTGTCAAATTCATGGGTGAAAGCCATGAACTGTTCAGCTCTGAGTACATTATCCCACGCGCCTACAACCGTGACGGCCAACATCACGTGTATGTGTGGAATGAGGCCTTTAGAAGTGAAGAGGTAGGAAAAAACTGCTCCCCTGATGTTTACAAACTTGCCAAAGAGGCCTCTGTTGTCTTCTGCATGTTGGATTCAATGAAGGTGGAAAGCTGTGGCATATGCCCATTGTATGCCGAAGATGCTGAGAAATTCAAATTTGGTCATGTGTTCATGTCGAGGGGACCAAAAGTAGAAGAACAAACAAGACAAGATGATGATTCCAAAGGTGGTGGATCAGGAGATGAGCCTCAAGTTAGTGGATCAAGTGATGAGTTTGAAGCAAATGAAAGTGATTAG
- the LOC103407091 gene encoding disease resistance protein RPV1-like isoform X5 → MDIASSSSSAAAPADADDTKKYDVFISFRGEDTRRTFTSHLHAALLQKKITTYIDDELKRGDEIAPALLEAIKESELSVIIFSKDYASSTWCLDELVHILECKKKHGQLVIPIFYDTLPSDVRKQRGSYEVAFAQLEQRFQNSIDKVHKWRGALTNAANISGFDSKNYGTDADLVKKVVEDIWTKLCCASSCDLKGSVGIERIEQVESLLVIHSPNACITVGIWGMGGIGKTTLAEAVFRRHSSKFEASSFLKNVRENSEKASGPDYLEKTLLKEILKEEGLSIGSTYVRERLRRTKVLIVLDDVSDSKQLECLAGSRLQFGTGSRIIITTRNRGTLRQTVEEDNIYEVEVLKPDDALQLFYSHAFKDNNTRRTDYKELAKKVVAYAKGVPLALTVLGSSFFNCKSKEEWEDEFNKLKRFPSEDIQKVLRISYDRLERNEKEIFLDIACFCKGWPVDRVKRMLNVRRFFATTGIRILIDMSLISIDSKWGSEIIEMHDLLQEMGRTIVQEQYIKDPSKRSRLFTDEDIYHVLKSNTKTPNVEGIMVNGNNLEYQPLKRACFKKMFNLIVLLISSFGKLTASLDLPNSLRYLYCWGYPLESLPSNFCPENLVELHMPHSKVKKLWKEDEILVNLQVIDLRRCSNLTEVPNLSRSLKIVEINLRGCESLVEIPSYFQHLDKLTHLHLGFCYSLKYLPEMPGNIQYLNLECSGIKELPESVWSNENISYLNLRKCEDLKKLPSNRCKLKNLEKLDLYSCSKFENFPEILEPMEHMKSLSLIQTAITELPSSICKLKYLESLDLTKCSRFSKFPEILKPMEHLACLCLEDTAVEMLPSSIGNLNGLQDLNLRGCYQLKDVPTGIYSLTNLKRLDFWGCRRLEKLPSSSVGFISLEELELSYSGILEIPASIKQASRLSILNLINCKRLQSIPELPVLCNVKAQGCTSLKIVSSSRTALTQGWDKPNYCFRDFANCPKLDNNSRSNIMDEAQITIMRMATVAPLKHYFLPHNPWPQINIACPGKEIPNWFSYQNEGSSVDIELCPDWFRTGLFGFALSVVLSCVSEVWCDVWRVRANFFVKFMGESHELFSSEYIIPRAYNRDGQHHVYVWNEAFRSEEVGKNCSPDVYKLAKEASVVFCMLDSMKVESCGICPLYAEDAEKFKFGHVFMSRGPKVEEQTRQDDDSKGGGSGDEPQVSGSSDEFEANESD, encoded by the exons ATGGATatcgcttcttcttcttcatccgcTGCTGCTCCTGCTGATGCTGATGATACAAAAAAGTACGATGTGTTTATTAGTTTCAGAGGTGAGGACACCCGCCGTACTTTCACCAGCCACCTCCATGCTGCCTTACTTCAGAAAAAAATCACAACCTATATTGATGACGAGCTTAAGAGAGGAGATGAAATCGCACCTGCCCTTCTCGAAGCAATCAAGGAATCAGAGCTTTCGGTGATCATTTTCTCGAAAGACTACGCTTCTTCCACGTGGTGTTTGGATGAGCTTGTGCATATCCTAGAATGCAAGAAAAAACATGGCCAGTTGGTTATACCCATTTTTTACGACACCCTTCCATCGGATGTACGAAAACAACGGGGGAGTTATGAGGTTGCATTTGCTCAACTTGAACAACGTTTCCAGAACAGTATCGACAAGGTGCACAAGTGGAGGGGTGCTTTGACGAATGCAGCAAATATATCTGGGTTTGATTCAAAAAATTATGG GACGGATGCTGATTTAGTTAAGAAAGTTGTTGAAGATATTTGGACCAAATTGTGTTGCGCATCATCCTGCGATTTAAAGGGCTCTGTTGGAATTGAACGCATCGAGCAGGTCGAATCGCTTTTAGTCATTCATTCACCGAACGCTTGCATCACTGTAGGTATTTGGGGAATGGGTGGTATTGGCAAGACCACCCTTGCCGAGGCTGTATTTCGCAGACACTCTTCTAAATTTGAAGCTTCTTCTTTTCTTAAGAATGTTAGGGAGAACTCAGAAAAAGCAAGTGGACCAGATTACTTGGAAAAAACACTTCTTAAGGAGATATTAAAGGAAGAAGGTTTATCCATAGGATCAACTTATGTTCGAGAAAGGCTCAGGCGTACAAAGGtcctcattgttcttgatgatgtGAGTGATTCTAAGCAATTGGAATGTTTAGCTGGCAGTCGTCTCCAGTTTGGCACTGGAAGTAGAATCATTATCACAACTAGAAATAGGGGCACACTTAGGCAAACTGTTGAAGAGGATAATATTTATGAGGTTGAGGTATTAAAACCGGATGATGCTCTTCAACTCTTCTATTCGCATGCTTTCAAGGATAACAATACTCGTAGAACAGATTATAAGGAGTTGGCAAAAAAGGTGGTGGCTTATGCCAAAGGCGTTCCTTTAGCTCTTACAGTTCTGGGGTCGTCGTTCTTCAATTGCAAGAGCAAAGAAGAATGGGAAGATGAATTCAACAAATTGAAACGATTTCCCAGTGAAGATATTCAGAAAGTGTTGAGAATAAGTTATGATAGATTGGAAAGAAATGAGAAGGAGATATTTCTGGATATAGCATGTTTTTGTAAAGGGTGGCCTGTGGATAGGGTAAAACGAATGTTAAATGTTCGTAGATTCTTTGCGACAACCGGAATTAGAATTCTCATTGATATGTCTCTCATATCAATTGATTCAAAGTGGGGAAGCGAAATCATAGAGATGCACGATTTGCTACAAGAAATGGGAAGGACAATTGTTCAAGAACAATATATTAAAGATCCTAGTAAGCGGAGTAGGTTGTTCACTGATGAGGATATCTATCATGTATTGAAGAGTAACACG AAAACTCCAAATGTTGAAGGCATAATGGTTAATGGGAATAATCTTGAATACCAACCATTGAAACGTGCATGCTTCAAAAAGATGTTTAACCTAATAGTGCTACTAATTAGCTCGTTTGGCAAATTGACCGCTTCTCTAGACCTTCCTAATTCTCTTCGTTATCTTTACTGCTGGGGATATCCACTGGAATCTTTGCCGTCAAATTTTTGTCCGGAAAATCTAGTTGAGCTTCATATGCCACATAGCAAAGTTAAGAAGCTTTGGAAAGAAGACGag ATACTTGTCAACTTACAAGTGATTGATCTGCGGCGCTGTTCAAATCTAACTGAAGTTCCAAATCTCTCTAGGAGTCTAAAAATTGTGGAGATAAATCTCAGGGGCTGTGAAAGTTTGGTTGAAATTCCTTCGTATTTTCAACATCTTGACAAGCTTACTCATCTTCATCTTGGATTCTGCTACAGTCTCAAGTATCTTCCAGAGATGCCAGGAAATATTCAATACTTAAATTTAGAATGCAGTGGTATAAAGGAGTTGCCTGAATCAGTTTGGTCTAACGAAAATATTTCTTACTTGAATCTAAGGAAATGCGAAGACCTTAAGAAACTTCCAAGCAACAGGTGTAAGTTGAAAAATCTCGAGAAACTCGATCTCTATTCGTGCtccaaatttgaaaactttccAGAGATTTTGGAGCCCATGGAACATATGAAGTCCTTAAGTTTAATTCAAACAGCAATTACAGAGCTACCCTCATCAATCTGTAAGTTGAAATATCTTGAAAGTCTTGATCTCACAAAGTGCTCTAGATTTTCCAAATTCCCTGAAATCTTGAAGCCAATGGAACATTTGGCGTGTCTTTGTTTGGAAGACACAGCTGTCGAAATGCTTCCTTCGTCTATAGGAAATCTAAATGGGCTTCAAGATTTAAACCTTAGGGGCTGCTATCAACTTAAGGATGTCCCAACAGGTATCTACAGTTTAACCAATCTTAAACGTCTCGACTTTTGGGGCTGtcggagacttgaaaaattgcCTTCCAGCTCTGTTGGGTTTATCTCTTTAGAAGAACTAGAACTCAGCTATAGCGGTATATTGGAAATACCAGCAAGCATCAAACAAGCTTCTCGGTTGTCCATACTCAACTTAATCAACTGCAAGCGGCTTCAATCTATACCAGAGCTCCCAGTGCTATGTAATGTTAAAGCTCAAGGCTGCACGTCGCTGAAGATAGTGTCAAGTTCAAGGACAGCACTCACACAAGGTTGGGATAAACCTAATTATTGTTTCAGAGATTTTGCTAATTGCCCAAAATTAGATAATAATTCAAGGAGCAACATAATGGATGAAGCACAGATTACAATTATGCGAATGGCAACTGTTGCGCCATTAAAGCACTATTTCTTGCCTCATAATCCCTGGCCTCAGATTAACATTGCATGTCCAGGAAAAGAAATTCCAAATTGGTTCAGCTATCAAAATGAGGGATCTTCAGTAGACATCGAGCTTTGTCCAGATTGGTTTCGAACAGGTTTATTTGGTTTCGCTCTCTCTGTTGTTCTTTCTTGTGTTTCAGAGGTGTGGTGTGACGTCTGGAGGGTCAGAGCTAATTTCTTTGTCAAATTCATGGGTGAAAGCCATGAACTGTTCAGCTCTGAGTACATTATCCCACGCGCCTACAACCGTGACGGCCAACATCACGTGTATGTGTGGAATGAGGCCTTTAGAAGTGAAGAGGTAGGAAAAAACTGCTCCCCTGATGTTTACAAACTTGCCAAAGAGGCCTCTGTTGTCTTCTGCATGTTGGATTCAATGAAGGTGGAAAGCTGTGGCATATGCCCATTGTATGCCGAAGATGCTGAGAAATTCAAATTTGGTCATGTGTTCATGTCGAGGGGACCAAAAGTAGAAGAACAAACAAGACAAGATGATGATTCCAAAGGTGGTGGATCAGGAGATGAGCCTCAAGTTAGTGGATCAAGTGATGAGTTTGAAGCAAATGAAAGTGATTAG